The Sulfolobus sp. A20 genomic interval AATAGAGCCAGTTACAAAAGTATAATCTTTTACCTCAACATTATTCATTAATATACTTTCAGAAATATAGCATCCTCTTCCAATTTTAACATTATCTCCTAAAATTGTATGAGACGATAAATACGCATCTTCTTTTATCACATTGTCTTGTCCAATATAATAGGGAGGAATTAAGGTTGAACTTTCACTTACCTTAGCCGAGGGACCTATATATCCCTTGGGATATTTCTCTATAAGTAACTTGAAATTAAGCTTAAGATAATCATCTGGAACTCCTATATCTGCCCATATACCACTATATTTGTATACTGCTATACATTTATTCGATTTTAAAATATTTGGCAAGAAATTTCTGCTTATCGATGAAGGGACTCTAATTGATTCAAATAATTCCTTTTTAAATATATATATACCACCATTTATTAAATTGGATATTGGTCTCCTGGGCTTCTCTATTAACTCAACTAGAATATCATTTTCAGTGTATAATACTCCATATCTACGAGGGTCATCAACTTCAACTCCCACTATTACGGCATCACAACTCTTCTTATAGTAAAAATCTAAAAGAGACTTAATATTCACCTCACTGAATACATCGCCATAAATCACAATAACGTCTTCATCTAAATTATATTTTTCGCTGAGTACTCTCAATGGACCAGCGTCGCCTAGAGGCTCATTCTCTACTTCAATCTTGACTTTATCTAAAAGATTAGAATTTTTTAGATAATTAATGATTTTGTCAGCCATCACTCTTAACGATAAATAGATATCATTAACATCCGAATCTATTAGACTATCTAAAGTATATCTTATTATAGGTCTATTAAGTAAGGGAAAAAGAGCCTTAGGCTTAGTCAAGCTTAATGGCCTTAACCTCGTGGCATAGCCTCCAGCTAATATAATCGCAGATACCATATTAAAGGTATAAGTTAATTATTAAAAAACCTATTCTACTTCAAGTATTTTTGTAGTTTCTTTTCAGCATAGTCCCAATTTACCACGTTCCACCATGCATTTACATAATCGGCCCTCTTATTCTTGTATTGAAGATAATAAGCATGCTCAAATTCATCAAGGATTAGTAATATTGGCAACTCAGCTATATGATTCTGGAAATGATTCTCGAAAGTCATGATCTGTAGATTTCCAGACTCCACATCATAATATAATACTGTCCAACCAGTACCGGGTAAGGAATTTGCTGTCTCAGTAAATACTTGCTTAAACCTATCATAGCTACCAAATTGTTTAACTATTAAATCAGCAAGAGCTCCGCCAGGATTGCCTCCGCCTTTTCCAGAGGGAGCCATATTATCCCAATATAGTGCGTGTAACTTGTGCCCATTTATATTAAAAACTAAGCCACGCATTAGACCTTGTACATCATAATGCCCAGATGGCAAATCACCTTTGATTACTTTTTCTAATCTCTCTAAAAATGAATTAGCCCCAGTTACATATCCCTTATGATGACCATTATAATGTACGTCAATTATATCTTTGCTAATGTATGGTTCTAATGCATCTACCTTATAAGGTAAAGGAGGTAGCTCGTATCTTTTGAATTGTATTTGGACTGCCATGATGTTATGTTAGCTCTTACTATTTATATCTTTATCTTACTAAACCTAGTAAAAAATATATATCAGCCAAATAATATAATTAGATGATGGTTTTTAAAAATCTAGAGTTGAATACTAGCACTATATATAATTATGCAAATAGAGTAGTAGTTTCTATAATCAATTCCATATTAGCTTTTAGGATAGCATATATTTTCATAAACATTAACTATGCATATTTCATATCAGCGGTAATAGCGGCTATTTCTTTCTTTTTATACACCCCAATGTCAATAGTCTTATTATTATCATATTTAATCGAAAATGCTGTAATTAATAAACAACTTTATAACATTTCGCTTACTCCATTAATTACTAGCTATTCCACGGAATATCTAATATTACTGATTATATCGGTGATTCTTCTGATCATATTACCTCTTATTACATTTATAAAGTATGAATCTGTTAATAGTGTAATCACTTCAGATTCTATACTAATCTCCTTAATAAATCCCTTCTTTATATTGTTTTTACCTTTTGGTATTGCCGAGAAAAACCCTAGAAAGGTAGTTAATATATTATCAACATTTCCCATTTTAGCCTTAATTAATAAGTTAATTTTTGACATAAACAATTATTTTTTATGGATATTCGTTGCCCTTACAATAATCTCTGGGGTATTACTCGGAATAAATAAGATATATAGCCTAGTTGGAAGTCTTACGTTATTTCTGGCACTTTATCTAATTAAATTAAACATTTTAGCATCGGTCATAGTATTTTTAGCAAGTACTGTTATAAATCTTGTGCCAAGTATTGTGGAATTTGTTAATTCTAAGTATCATATTAGAAACGAAATAATTAATAAGAAGAGCTCCATATTAAACGAAATAAATGAAATAGATAAGACACTAAATATGATCAAGACAATATTTAATGATAATACTGAATTTATAGCAATCATTCAGAAATATTCAAAAATGTTAGATAATATAAAAAGTTCTATAAATAGTTCAAATAGTATTAATGAATTAAGTAATTTCGAAAAAGAGTTCAATGCAAGAAAACTTGAGCTCGAAAGAAGAATTAATGATTATTTATTTGAGTTAATATCTGAATATAATGATATTATAGAGAAAATTAAGAAATATGGAATTATATTGGAAAGAATTGAAACTCCAAATGAATTAATAAGACTAAATGAGAGTGATATTCAAAAAATTCAACTAATTTCAAGCAAAATTTCCGCTACAATAAATCACATATATAGAACTCTAAATAACATAAGTAATTCCCTAAAATCAATGCTTGGTATAGATTTAAGTAAGGAAATCAAACTTATAGATATTCATATAGCTCTGGACTATTTAAATATTGCCTTATCGGAAGATAACATCAAAAGTTGCAAGAATTGTATAGATATGTTATTAAAATCTCTGCAATATATGAATTCTATAGAGTATCAATCTCCATCAAGCCAAGAAATATTAAAGGTTATTATTAAGATAAGCGACGAAAAACCCGCCACATTTATATTGAAAGCTAAGGATGTGTTAGAGCAAGGGCTAGAAATTAACATAGATAGACTAAATAAAATAATTGAAGAATATAATAAAATTGTTAATGAAGTTCCCTTACTTTCCAAATATAAGAGCACTGAATTATTAAATCAGATCCAAAACGAATTGAGAGATAATTCAAAACCCATATGTAAGAGGCTTGAGATCATAGCGTCATCAGTGGAAATTTTAGCAGATGTAATGAACATAATTAAGGATAAAAGTAAAATAATAGATGTGATAAATTTGGTTAATGAGAACTATGATATTATATTCCAGAAAGTATTAGAAGAAGGTTGTATAAAAATTATGGATTTAGGGATATCAATAAATTATGCAAAATATATAGAGTTAGCACTAGAGGAGAAGGATTCAAAGCTGAGAATAATTAATGACTCTATATGCTATATGAAATAAAGCCTTTTTCCCAATCTTATAGATACAAATAGGCATTATATTAAAAAGTTTTATAATAATTCTACCTCAGTTATCATTAATTAGCTTGAACCTATATATTTGATTTTGTATTTGATTTTTAATAAAGTAGCAAGCCAATTAATCCTTAAACGTGCTTAGAGATTAAATAACTTCTGAACCTTTACCTTAATCTCCTTATAATTACTTCAGCGTGATCGTCAACTAGATTAGCTTTATACAGATATCTTGGTGCATTTCTAAGAAGTTGATGAGTGCATAATACTCTATCCTTATCTATTATTACTTGAACGCTATCACCTATCTTCATGCCAACTAGATATTTCGAAAGCTCTAACATGAATTCCTCGCAACTTTTCCCGCGAAGATCAAGGATAGTCATAAATGATACTACTTCTCTCAGATTAAAAAAGTTACAAACACTGTTTTTTTAAAAATGCAAAATTAAAGTACATTATATCTGATCTGCTCCCTATTTCTAGCCTTTATTTCTTTTTGTTCCCTTTCAACCTTTTCCCATAATTCGTCATAGTTTTCTAACATGAATTTATATACTTCTAATACCCTGCTCATTGTTTGATTATCTGAAAGAGGATGAATTCTGAGTCCAACCCTACCTACTGATCCTCCTCTTATCATTAACCAGTGAGCAAAAACTTCAATAGGATATCTCTGCGAGACTATGTCTTTGCTAATTTTTTTCTCGTATAGCCAGTACAGCTCTCTTATAAAATTAGACGAAATATTCTTGAGAAACTTTGGCTTCCACTCTTCCATATACTTATCTCCTTCCTTCAGCATTACGTTCCTTAGATAATTATAATACTCCTCAGCAGTATCCTTTTCTAAAAATACTAAACCAGTAACGGCGTATATAAAATCCTTTTGAGCTAAAAAGGAATCGAAATCCCTATTGACATAAAGCCACGCAGTGGCTGCAAAGGAGTCTACAATTCCTAGCATTAGCTTCTCAACTAATGTATTTTTATCAATTTGTCTAACTACGCTATCTCCCTTCAATATCCTCTCAAATTCCTCTAAATCTACGTTTCCTGCATAAATTAATTTTCCGTCAACGAAAATAGATGGAGTAGAAATAACTCCCCTCTCAAAGGCTATAAAAGGGTAAAGTTCAGTGTCTATTATTTGAACCTTCCCTAATAAACCCTTATTTTCCAGATATTCTAGCAATATATTACATTCTATACAATTCTTGTGTGTGAAAACCTCGACTTTCATTCCTTTTTCACAGTTTTATTTTTCTAGCATTCAAACAATTAAGTTCTCTCTTCCACCATAAGCTATTAAATCTCTTATCAAGTAGCCACACCGTAGCCTTATCGTTAGGACTTCTTATAGCCCTGCCAATTGACTGTTTAACTGATATTAATGCTTGTATTCTAATTAATTCGTCACTAATATCTTTTTTCAGCATCTTCGATATGGCATCTGCTCTTATTTTCAAGTAATCGTCCACTGGTGGAAAAGGAATACCAGCAACTATCACATCAGAAATTAAGCTTCTACCATTGCTAACTAACTCTACGCCCTCTGATAATTTTCCCCTCGCTATTCCCATTATTAAACTTTTGGTATCTTTTATCGAAATCATTACTTCTTCTATGGAGGTGTCTGGCGTTTCCTTTATGTAATTTATATTACTTAAATGCCTAGAGACTTTATTCATGAACTCGTAACTAGGAAATACTGCCATTACATGTAATGAAGAGTTATAGAATATCTTTAATAAATATGATGCATACTTTTTAGCCATTTCCTCTGATCTTAACGCATAAGCGGATGTAACATCTAATGAGATAAAGCACTCATATGACCCAGAGACCTTACTTTTAACTGCTTTCTCGACGTCAATATATATAATCTCTCTTCTATTAATTCCGATGATATTTTTTAAATAATCTAGTGGTGGCATCGTACCAGACATTAGCATGAAAGTTAAATTTTCATCATTTAATATATTTATAAAATCCGATGAAATTATATACTTAGCAACCAGTGAGTCAGAATAGGAGAATACCTTAATTCTTTCATCTTGTATGCTGTATAGAAAGCGTAGTATATTGCCTATATAATTTTTACTGATTTTGCCGCTTTTTATCATCTCTTGTCTAATATCACTATACTCATCTTCTAGAATTCTTATCTCATCATCACTTAATCTCAATTCACTTATGTCACTAACTAATATGTTCTTCTCATCAGGATGTATAAGCTTGCTAGTCGTATTCTTTAATTTTTCTAAAATTCGTCTCGCTTCATTAGACCTAGCTTGACTTATAGCCTGGTCTAGGCTTCTTTTACTAAGTCTTTTCTCGTCTATGCTAGAAATGTTATCAATATTATGAGCTTCGTCGATTACTATTATGTACTTGCTGAAATCTATATTAAGTAGATCTCTAAGCCAAGGAAAGAACAAGTAAGGGTACGTCATAATAATGACATGAGCATAATTAACGCTGTCTAACAATGAGTAATAAGGACAAAAATTAGCACTTTTTCCCTCTTCTTTCAACTTATTTAAAAAGATGCTAGGCGGATCTTTGATAGTTAACTTATAAGTTAAGCCTTTATATGCTGAGCATATATTGCAATAAATATCTTGAGGGTCAACGTCTTCTGAAGTATACAAACAAGCTGATGATTTACCAATGATAAAAGCTAGGTCCTTATCACTATAATATGTTTTTAATTCTCTATACACTGGGAAAAACTGATTATGAGTTCTAACTACAAATATTAATCTCTCTTTAACTTTAAAACCTACATGTAGTGCAAAAATGGTCTTACCACTACCTGTAGGAGCTTGTAATGCTACTAAAAAATTCTGTCTTAACGCTTGAATTACTTTTTCTGAAAGTTTTTCTTGCCACTCTCTAAGCTTCACATTATAATAATTCTGGAGTGCTTACTATAACTTCTTCTAACATTATGTATTTAACAAATGGTTTTTCGACTATAGGCAAAATTGTCTTAACTTTGCCTCTAACCTTAACGACGTTCATTATATTAAACACTCTCTCTATCTTTAATGAACTCTGCTGAATGTTACTAACTATTTCACTCGATGGTGGAACCGAAGTAACTATTATCGCTTTTATTTCTGTATTAGGAGAGC includes:
- a CDS encoding sugar phosphate nucleotidyltransferase, yielding MVSAIILAGGYATRLRPLSLTKPKALFPLLNRPIIRYTLDSLIDSDVNDIYLSLRVMADKIINYLKNSNLLDKVKIEVENEPLGDAGPLRVLSEKYNLDEDVIVIYGDVFSEVNIKSLLDFYYKKSCDAVIVGVEVDDPRRYGVLYTENDILVELIEKPRRPISNLINGGIYIFKKELFESIRVPSSISRNFLPNILKSNKCIAVYKYSGIWADIGVPDDYLKLNFKLLIEKYPKGYIGPSAKVSESSTLIPPYYIGQDNVIKEDAYLSSHTILGDNVKIGRGCYISESILMNNVEVKDYTFVTGSIIADKSRIGKWNHVLEGSILGEEVITGDGILINKGTIILPNKEVNEPIYDRDKIIL
- a CDS encoding helicase C-terminal domain-containing protein; protein product: MKLREWQEKLSEKVIQALRQNFLVALQAPTGSGKTIFALHVGFKVKERLIFVVRTHNQFFPVYRELKTYYSDKDLAFIIGKSSACLYTSEDVDPQDIYCNICSAYKGLTYKLTIKDPPSIFLNKLKEEGKSANFCPYYSLLDSVNYAHVIIMTYPYLFFPWLRDLLNIDFSKYIIVIDEAHNIDNISSIDEKRLSKRSLDQAISQARSNEARRILEKLKNTTSKLIHPDEKNILVSDISELRLSDDEIRILEDEYSDIRQEMIKSGKISKNYIGNILRFLYSIQDERIKVFSYSDSLVAKYIISSDFINILNDENLTFMLMSGTMPPLDYLKNIIGINRREIIYIDVEKAVKSKVSGSYECFISLDVTSAYALRSEEMAKKYASYLLKIFYNSSLHVMAVFPSYEFMNKVSRHLSNINYIKETPDTSIEEVMISIKDTKSLIMGIARGKLSEGVELVSNGRSLISDVIVAGIPFPPVDDYLKIRADAISKMLKKDISDELIRIQALISVKQSIGRAIRSPNDKATVWLLDKRFNSLWWKRELNCLNARKIKL
- a CDS encoding thioredoxin family protein — encoded protein: MKVEVFTHKNCIECNILLEYLENKGLLGKVQIIDTELYPFIAFERGVISTPSIFVDGKLIYAGNVDLEEFERILKGDSVVRQIDKNTLVEKLMLGIVDSFAATAWLYVNRDFDSFLAQKDFIYAVTGLVFLEKDTAEEYYNYLRNVMLKEGDKYMEEWKPKFLKNISSNFIRELYWLYEKKISKDIVSQRYPIEVFAHWLMIRGGSVGRVGLRIHPLSDNQTMSRVLEVYKFMLENYDELWEKVEREQKEIKARNREQIRYNVL
- a CDS encoding superoxide dismutase, coding for MAVQIQFKRYELPPLPYKVDALEPYISKDIIDVHYNGHHKGYVTGANSFLERLEKVIKGDLPSGHYDVQGLMRGLVFNINGHKLHALYWDNMAPSGKGGGNPGGALADLIVKQFGSYDRFKQVFTETANSLPGTGWTVLYYDVESGNLQIMTFENHFQNHIAELPILLILDEFEHAYYLQYKNKRADYVNAWWNVVNWDYAEKKLQKYLK